GTATTCAAATTCCAGGTACTTTAAACCGTTCAAAATGCCCGGCCAAGAACTGTCTGCATATTCCTTTATATTGAGAATGGCACCATAAAAGTTGTCGCCATTCGAGCTGCGAATCGCGAAATCGCCACTGCCAGTCGAAAACATGTGTTTGCTGGTCGGCAGGTAGTCGTAAATGGGGGCCGTCAACACAGGGACAGGCTCATCCACATGGTTCACCAGATAGCCGAAAAACTCCAGGTTTTCGGAAAACACCTGTTTGTGAACACTTTCGTACAAACCCAATCGGTAGGGCGAATAGTCTTGCAGCAAGGCTTCTACGTTGCCCACCAACTCATAAATCTTTTCGAGATAGGCCTTTTCTTCCTTGCGCAACACTTCGACATCTCGCGATATGGCCGCGAATCTCTTGCCGCTGACCACAGGGCGATAGATCAAGGTCAGATACAACTCGTTTTGCATCAGGTTCTTGCCAGACAACCTTTCCATATAGGTGTCGTGGAGTTGTTGACTGAACTGATGGGGAAACCGGCCATCGGTTCTGATAGGCCTGCGCCGACGCACATCGTGCGACCAGAATGCAATGTTTTCGAAATCGGGGGCACGAAGACTTTGCAAGAGGCTGTTGAAGGTCTTATGCCGGTGTTCCAGCTCCCAGTCTTCCCGGCCAACAAACGGAAATCCGCTCAGCAGCCACGTGATCATGTAGTCGCCTTCACGCGACTTCACCACATGTGCATCAACATGGGAGCTGAACGGAAGAAAATTGCTGTAGTTGGCGTCTGGGATAATCATATTTATTTGGAGAAATCAAGCCCATCGTCACTGGTCAAGATTCATACCCCGTCATTTTTTGAATTTTTTTGGAATACTTTGACGGCCCAAACGCCCATGCCTCACCATTTTCTTGTCGATTTTTTGGAATAAATCTGAAAATCAGATTGAGGCCAATCAAGCGAAAAATCATTTCATCCCTCTTTGCCATTATTCGCATGACAAATATGGACAGTGGAATCAGCAGCAACAAGTACAGGGAAAAATACATGGCAAGCATGAGCGGCACACCTGCCCCAACCAAAAAAGGGATATATGGCACCCCCAAGATCGTTGGGGGTCGCGTGCACCCGCGAAAAAGAATATCTTTTTTCACTCTATTCTCAATGGAACACGTGACACTTTGAAACCACTTATGTGCCG
This region of Hydrogenophaga crassostreae genomic DNA includes:
- a CDS encoding type IV secretion system protein VirB3, whose product is MKKDILFRGCTRPPTILGVPYIPFLVGAGVPLMLAMYFSLYLLLLIPLSIFVMRIMAKRDEMIFRLIGLNLIFRFIPKNRQENGEAWAFGPSKYSKKIQKMTGYES